GCTAATGTGGGTCAAATGGATCGAATGCAAAGtggatttttttgaaacaaacgTGGTAATCTGTAATATTTAGTTACTTTCTCAGGCACAGTCACTCCGTCACTCGTCTACCCCAAAAAATATTTGGAGTAAATCCCTAAACAAAGAGATTGATTGGAAAGGGTTGTAAAAATCGTGGACATGCATTTTTTCTGTGAAACAATCGATTTAgcttttttaaaatgaatttagagctaaaaatttaaaatatattaggaaATCAATTTATCTTAAACATTTATTTACTAGTTTGGATatctttgaaaataaattaccaaaaaataaaattaaagtcaGCCAAAATATCTACTGTATAAattcaaaagcaaaaaaaaaaactaaagtcacAGCATTAACCAATCACCCCAAAAACACATTTTATGTATGAATAACGTTGATTTGGTTGAGAAGAAAGATCTGTTTAAGGTTGCTGAGGAGTTCCAAAATATTCTAGGATATGAAAAAAGGTATGTAAGATAGTCAGTTTCAAAACAACAAACGGGGATCTCTTAAATtgcaactaaaaaaaaaattatttctgcTTGGTGTTCTAGGTACTTCATGATATTAGGACTCGAGGGGTCTGGAGTTAAAAATTTCAGCCAATGTTTTAATGGACCAAGCAGTTAAATtgatactaaaaaaaaattctttctgcTTGGTGTTCTAGGTACTTCAAGAAACCATGGGAGGTAGATCCATTCACCATGAATGAAGAACATCTCTCTTGAGGTTGTTAGGGAGAGATTACTAGACCATGTTAATCAGTTTAATAATAATCTAACCTCTACTTTTATGATCTTTTTTTAACACTatcattcaaatttcaaaagtctactaacAAACACTCACCATTAGGTGGTATAAATAAGCTTAAACGAGTAAAAAAGCATTAGTTCATATTAGAAAAGATTAAACTATAAGTAAACCAGATATAGGAGGTACCATATGGTATGAAGCACCGTCTAGTGGATTGGAGAGACCAGCGAGAAGTTGTCAAAGATTAAACATCAGAAATATAATCTTACTACAACCAGAGGATACAAAGCAATAAGATAAAGcaacatagttttttttaatgcaacATTATTTCCTAAAAGCAACGAGTAGTCGTAACGCCAGAAATGGAAACGGCACGTAGTTTCTTGACTAAAAGCCTAAAAACTAACAGGCTCCAGGAAATGGAAGTGCTAACTGATCAAGAAGACTAACCACCGGTGTAGTAAGTACCGGGTCATAAGCAAAACCCTGCAGCACCTCTCCCTCTGAACCACCTGAGCCAACACCGCTACTGCTGCCACCGGAGTATGGACACGGTGGGACCCACAACCAACTCTTTCTCACCATATCAAACAGCAACTGAAGTGAAGCCCTTCTTAACACAATCATTACAAACTCTTGGTTTCCGACACACTCGAACCCTTTCCCGCCTTCTTCCACTGCAAACTGCGTGTATAGCGGCTGAGGCATCCTCTCGATCTCGACCCACGTGGCGTTATCTTGCTGCAAACTCCAAAGCCTAAGGCTTTTGGGAACGTTAAGCTTGCTTTTCTCAACGGCCGCCACGAGAACGAGCCTTCCTCTGCTCTCTAACAAGCTTGGAGACCGGAGAAACCTCCTCATCGGAGCTTGAATCTTAATCCAACGGTTCCCCGTGACCTCATAGCACAAAACGCTAAAAGGGCTATAGTTCATACAATAAAACTTGCCTCCCACGTAAACCATCTTACCTGATTCCAAGCTACAAAGCCGCGGCAGAGAAGAAGCCATCGCCCAAAGGGAGAAGAATCCTCCGGCGTCGACGTGGAAACTCTCCGAGGAGAGGTTTTTCACGGCGTAAGGAGATATGAGGTCGTCTCCGGCGACGGTAACATCAATGGAAGTTGGAGTTACTGAGAGACCTATCGAAGGGAACAGCCTTGGCCTTGACATTGGTGGCAACTGACTCACGGATCCAACAAGAGGGTTACATAGTAGAATGGTTTTGAGACCAGCTTCTTCAGAGACCCAACTCACCAACCCTCCAGATGAACCTGAAGGATAAAACCCTGAAGGGATGTAAGGAAAAGAGAGACGATACCATCTGATTTCATTAGGGTCAAATAAGAAGCCTTCAGCTTTATTGGAACCATCATCGTTTGCTCCTCCTCCACCTCCCCTCTTGTAGATGTAGCTTTTGAGGGTTTTGTGtttgaagaagaggaaacaGTTGTGTCGGGGAGGAAGTAGTTGTAGATATATCTCAAGGAAAGTGTTGGAGAAAAGTAGACCGTAGAATCTCTTGCAGACGCAACGTGACCGGAAAAACGCTGGAGGTGGAAGAAAAGCGATGATACGGTCAAGAAGCGAAGGAGGTAGCTTGCTCCAAATCCGTCCGTCCATCCACTGACCGGATGTTGAATCTGTGGTTGTGCTAGTGGTTGTGCTACTGTTGCTGCTACTAGTGAAGGTGTAAGAGAACGGTAAGTGTGCAGATGGGTTATTGATGAACATATTTGTTTCCATTTTGATGTTTAGGCTTTGGCATGTGAAAGATATGGTGAAAAGGGGATTTGAGATTTTCTTTGTCTGAAATGGATTTGGAGTTTTCTTCTTTGGTTGGGAAAAAAAGGAAGATTTAGCTTTTAGTGATTTTTTGAGGAAGTTTTTGTGAAAGTTATGCAAAACTCATCGTAGGTAAAAGAGGCAGAGATTGTATATAGCTTTTGAAGAAGTAACAAAGAGAAGACAAAGTAGTTCTCTAGTCACTCTCTACTTCTTGCATGGGTTTTTGATATTCAACAGAGTAAAGTggcatatatttatatataagagaATAACTTATATATAGGCAGAGTAAATGAAATATGTTAAAAGCAAAAACCAAGGTAAACTGAATTTATACAAAGCACACAACTTTATATtgaagaataaaaagaaaacgtgTTTCTTTATTGTTAAAAAGGTACAGTGTGACACACCAATAAGTATAGAAATAATAGGGAACTTTTAATTTGTatctaaattaatatttattttttaatgtatgatgagctataaattatttcaaataagTTAGTATACGTTATTTATATTTACTAGTGTGCTAACTAAACCAGTCAAGAAGcccatttccaaaaaaaaaaaaaaaaaccagtcAAATGCTGAAGACAAGAAAAATGTTAACTCCAAAAGAACTAAAATTTCTCAAGGAGTTtgaatttcttttattaataaattgtaAAGTagtattcaatatatatataccggATGAATTTGGTATCATTCGAACAGTTTTAACTAGACCAAACTTCAACAAAAGCACAACTATCCAAAAAAccttgttacaacaacagtttGTTTATATCAATTGactaacaaaattttgtttgtatACGTGTGGGTAAACGTGAAAATGGTGGCAGAGGAAGTGATGGTTCTTAATGTTGAGAGCTACAGAGTTATCTTGTCATGCCCAGCATCGACATTATTAATTCAGAGACTACTCCAATACTTTTCACACTTGATCACATCTTCGTCTTCTTTTTCAACTCTATAGTTTTATCGCAATCTACATGCAcgctcctcttcttctttttctttttgataataGCCAGACAAATTGTACTCATTGAAGATCAAATCAGAGAATACTTGAAGAATATTGTGCAAGTTATTCTAGATTTAATTTTATCAACTCAAACAACCCAATTATATCATTTCCTTTGTTCTAAATGTGtttattcaaaatttcaaaagtttttatttaaagttttttttttgataaaagtttttatttaaagttaGACAGTTAGTTCTCTAAATTCTTAGAAATGGAAACCAGTCAATTGCTACTAGTCTACTACAAGTTTGAAGAagaaatatatgtatatgcCCCTCAATTTAACGACTTTTGTTGGAgaaaatcacatatattatatttggatTAGAAACGAAAATTTTACACATATAATAGGATTTAATACAGTCCACTAATTAAAGTTTCATCAAGAAAAGATGGGAAACTTGTGCAACATGgaagaattacaaaaaaaaaaaacaaagaagaacgctagttttaaaaagaaatataagaacgttgtttttgaaaaacgaaagtagtttcttttttttttggtcaaaagaaAGTAGTTTCTAAACAGAAgattatcaagaaaaaaaaataagaagtaaGACGTTCATAAACAGTGCCGTCCCAAACATTTTGGTGGCCTGaagcattttttttaaatgtaaccctaataaatttttatttattaaaaacacaTCTTCTAGTTCCCATTCAGTCTCTTTTGTGACATATAGTAAAtcgtaaatatttttatcaacttcaactttaaaaacaaattcTGCAGAAGCAACCTAAACTAGAGTTgctaacatatatttttttgaaaaataattgcTAACATATTTGATAAACAATCCATGGGTTATAATAAAATCTCCCATTACTTTCATAGAGTTCAATATTTCAGCAACTCTTTTAAATTCTGCTTGTAGTGCCATTTTTAGAAGTTCGATCTCCGaacataaataatttcataaatacCACCCGCCAACAACCATTGTTATTCTAAAATTCAATTCAAAAGCactttataattattaatcAACTTGTTAACAAGATTTAAGATTTTTCCATACTAAGTAAAGAAATAAAGAAGaggattaatttttttaaaaaaaatatgaaggaagaaataaagaagaagatTTGTTAACAAGTATTCGTGGTTTTATATCAAgctaaataaaatgaaaagtaCTGTACATAAAATAGAAGATGTggcctaattttttttaaaaaaaattgtggccTAAAGCTAATGCTTTAGCTGCCTTATAAGAAGCACGGGCCTGTTCATAAAAGTGAGAATTAGAAATAGGAAATGtgtttagcaaataaaaataaacaaatatgcGAATACTTTTTTATAATCAAGATACCTGTGATCGAGCAGTTTTTCATAACGTTTCTTTTTTTGTGGACAGAAAATAAGAATTTGCGCCCATAATGTTATAGCAGAAATAGGCTATATACCTAATTGACGCTGTTAATTGTAAACGAATAAACTGTGTCACCCGTACTGACCCGTATTCATGGGCGGATCTACAGTGTCCAAGGAGGAGGCAGCTGCCCCCCACAAACAACTACACTTTAGTTTATGTACATGGTAGTTATTAAAGATTCTTCAGCTCAGGTGGTAAAATACTTCATTTTGCCCCCACTGGTCTTCTGTTCGAATCTCCATCTGCCTCTTTAAgtggtttttaattatatgatcACTTTCCTTTTctgattttatttctttctcgTTTACCTGTCATACCATTTTGTTCCTCACATAGTTACGTTATATTtcctttaattattttgtttccttaacaATTTattctactattttttatttcatttttttttgtttgtgaatTCATCTTATAGTCCTTTTCAAAACAATTATTCTAGCCAttgcaaatttttttaaatatagatatatataatatataaataaaaaaatatttatacaataatattaaatataaatatattaattaattaatttattcgCCCCCTCTCATAATATTTTCTAGATCCGCCACTGCCCGTATTCAATGTTGTTTTCATGTTGTTGTAAGAAACATGTCACTAATATATAGTTATCGATTTAAATCACGAATAGCAACTCGGCctcgttaaaaaaaaacatattcaatGTTCAAAGATGTAAGAAAATGCAACACACAAAGGGTGAAGTAGAAAGAGGTTAAGGGTTAGAGAGACATGATGactgaaaataaagaaatagaaaGAGTGAAGTAGAGTCAGATCAAAAGTCCAATCAGGGTTTCTTATTTAAGGCATTGTTTACCGTGAAAATAATATGTACATGTGAGAAGAATATCTGAAAACTGACAAGTCGCAAAAGAGTAATAATATTCTCTATTTGCAGTAACTCAAGAGGCTTCGCTTTTGATTGTGTTTTGATGCTTAAAGGAAGTCTCTGAAACCAAACAGTGTCTTGTTTTTGTCAAATCATCTCGCTTCCCATTTCCCAACTAGGTTATAACTTTTAATCACGCCTACAAGTCGTACCCATAGTAAATTGTCCATTTTAATTAACCCGGTAGAATAGTAAATTAAAAGTGATCCTGAATAAAACTCTACTTCCTCCATTTTCTTTTATCTGACACTTTAAATTTGTGAATCCaaactaagaaaatatttaattttacatatttctaaataaaacatcataaatatataactaatcataatttaattaatagaacAATATTTTTTGCATAATTTAGAAggacatacaacataaaaatcaataaattttacataataaattaaaaactttatctaatttgaaaaaaaaaaatctccaaaatatcatCTACTAAAAACAGTAGaaacatttattttaagatttcaGTCCAACTACCATATTGTAATATTATGCAGTGTTTATTTACACGTGTTTTAACGGTTtattcacacaaaaaaaaaacagtttgtcACAAATCTCCTGCcaaatagaatttttaatacAGTAATTGCTGATTTTCtagagaaaatattttaataatcatTCAATCGAATATTAAGACTTATTAGAAAGGTTATCGAGAAAGTGATTTATGTAGATTTTGTTGATTTCAAAAGTTGACAGATTTTTATAAAGTTGAAAAAGATTTCCTGGCCTTTAACAAATAttcatccatatttatagaatcTATACAATTTTTATAGATTGTCATGGATTTTCATAgattcatattaatttttttattatttgttatgtAATGTATTATTCCATATAACTAGTATGTAAATGATGTGTTGGAAGGTCTATGTGAACAGTAAGATAtgtcaataaaatatatttccgTGGTCTTAGCTTTTTTGAAAGACATGTTACATTCGAAAAGTCTGGGCTTTGTCATTTTAGATGTGCTATAGTGTCATCGTTCAATTTGCTTTCTTATATAACTAtgcttttcctttttttttttggcacaaGAACTGATCAATGTGTATTCATCACAAAAATATTGCTAAATAGTATAACATGTCTTGTCTTGGTAGAAATTGATAAATAAGCGTAAGaatgtttatttattacaaaatcattacaccaataacaaaaaaattaagaaaagttAAAATCATCACACCAACAATCTCATACTCATACTCTGTTTTTAGTGTTCCTCTGTTTTTTGTGGGTCTGGCTTTGGAGGAAAAGCGTTGTATGTTTGATGGTATTGACTTTGGTGTTAGGGCCAATTTTATCTATATAATGAAACAAccttgacggaaaaaaaaaaaaaaatcatcacacCAACAACAATTAAGACTTCAAGAATCATGAATGTTCTTATATGGGTAACTGTTAGGTCAAAATTTAAATGCTACTAAGTATGtaactaataataattatacaaatttaaaatatttagaatttgattttataCCAAGTCAGGTAATTTCTTTCTCATATGTTTTCTATAGTAAGATaaatagatacatatgcttgcaTGTACGTGTATGTTCATTTATTGCGTGTTCACTCAAAATTCACTTCTCTCTAGCCCTAAAATCTATGGAAAAGAGGGGGTAGAAAATTGTAAATGTATGAAATTCTGGAACTCAAAGTAAATATTAACCTTCAAGAAATCGCCATTTATGGAAAAtgttaaaaacttttttgaatttcGTAATTTCGAGTTGTATTCACTTTTGAAGCAAccttattttgtttttcaccTTTTGACACTTAAATTTAACTTTTCACCTAGATCAGTAAGCCCATTGAGTCATTGACCCGTATATTTACTATGAGAGTTAAGTTATGAATGAATTATTTCTTTTtagaatattaaataataacatcccaccattatattatattattatctgGGAGGGGTGTGATATGTGCCCCAtcctaatatttttaactaattattaGTACTAAGTTTATTCAAATACATCTGTACTAAACTTTTGAGTTATAAGAAAATGGTTATGTGACTTATACAAAAAAACGTTCTTGGATCCGGtttatagataataaaaaaataaatcgatTGAATAAACAaagttaaatataatttttcttctaGAGCTATAATAAATGTAAGATACATTCACAAAATAACCTAATTCTGTGCAGTATTAAGATAAATGACTTGATCTTTCTATATTTATACTTACAATAGAGATTTtcttctatatgaagataaattaataaatttaaatatatgataaaaatatttatttatatttaatagtaagatatattgaattattaatataaaactaaTCAATTAATCTTTAGTAAAttcaatgtaaaattatatatttaaaattaattagttcatttattaataaaactctGATTATCAGATAACATAATTTATTTGGTCTTAACATATACAAAATTCAAACAAACATctaagtttataaataatactaGACAAGTAAAAACAAATTACATTTTCATGCTTTTAATGGtgaaacaaatatacaaatttgaaggaaataataaaaagtaaaagttGTAGtaagaaataattaattatttaaatttgatgataaattttatttatattattttatttatttatttatccgctattaaaacaataaagttGTAGTACGTATATAAAAGCATAAGTGGGTGGGTGTAAAATTAGTACTTCGTCAACATAAAAACATCCTAAATTTAGTAAATAACtatcaaaattattttgatattttttatacaaTCTATAGTGTATACGTTTATACTTTTAATATTCACGcactacaaaataaataaaaaattatatacatactgttttaataatatttattaaattataaccAAATTTACTATTTTATGGGCATTTTCAGATTcagaatttaattatttatattaatatttttatggtagaaaaaatatttaagaaagactttttttacattttgtaaTCATATTCCATGAAGTTATTTAGCTCTATTTAACAAGTGATCCCTGAAAACCCTACACATATTTTCAATACTATTTGACCATGTTATATATTCGTATTATTTTCTTCAGTTACATTTTTCTGTTTTATGATAATTCATTCTATGGTGCTTCACTATTTTTTCTTCATGTACTATGCTATATATATCTTTCAACACACCTTTTAATTTAtaagataatattattttgcaaattaaCCCATGAACTTATGATTTgtattaactaaaaataattacatatatgtagacaattaataaaataaccTTATATGTACCTATTTTAtgctttaattttatatatatttgaaattcaaaTCGTCTCAAAAATAATTAGCATGAATATTATCACATACATTTAATCATCATGAAAATTGCCCACGTCTCTTATTGGCCATGACTAAATCCTCTACTCGTCCACGTTTCTTATTGGCCCTCCGACCACCGAAATCCATATTGCTTATCGACCACCGGAATAACGGCTTCAACGATCGTCTGCCAATTTCGTCTCACTACagagttaaagaaaaaaattgtatctCGACTCCATATCTGTTTATGAAAATGGTTGTCTTCTCGGTTTCTATTCGAGTTCTACAATCATTTTTTTCCTTAATAtctctttatttattatttttatttcaattcGGTTTCAGGcttctacaatcttaactctGAATTGCTTCTGTTCATAAACTTTAtcggattaaaaaaaatatttttatgaaacggTTTATTCAAGGAATTGTAAATGGTTTTGGAACGGTGTTTAAAATACTTGAGCAAACCCTGATAATTGGGTGTTCGTATGAACGCAAGGTTTTGGAAACAAACCTGATAATTGGGTGTTCATATTGGCAAGTAACATCAGTTGATCATGAACAATCTGTAGCTATAGGATTTGTGGGCTGTTAACCGCTACATAGGttgtatacaaaaaaaaaattttttttaccaaactcaaattttctaaacaatTATAGATACGTCGCATATGACGGATAAGACATACCTTCTCATCAATTGAGACCATGTCGATTCCCACAAGTTGTCCTCTGGATCTTGTTTGAGTTGCTATGTACATCGTTGGAAGTCTGTACATCGTTGGAAGGTGGGATATTTATATTGGATGCAATGCAGAGGGAGGAGTGGGCTAATCACGCAAAAAATTGGAGTTAAGAATAGATTAATGGAAGGTTAAGACCATCTCCAAAAGAcaatctataacttcaaatatgaaattttttgcTCTTCAAAAAGGAACttcaaacttcaaatttgaagtttcatatttttatttgcattttgatcCATACAATTACaaatcacatttatgattcataaatattattttaattcttgtttattattttaatccttataaaaattatatctcataaatattttaagtattgtttacaaaatttaggtttatacataaaattaaataaagctttaaaataagatttaaaatatttaaaactagatttagataacaaaaatatacaaaaaaacttaacaaaaaagcttttaaaaaattacatgaagacataactattacacaaatttaaatattacaacaacactaatagtcatgCAAGTTTGAACCGGAACCttcaaaaattctaaatattGTCCAATTGTTTTCTtgtaactgaagatggttgttgttgttgatgatgatgtattttcgtacaattctttcttgtttatatggatatattcacgagtattaatatcatcaataaaagttagtcttttagcagtattttatgtttatcttttactttcttgttcttatctaatgtatttacaagtattaatatcacTCAATTTCAACAATTTGTATctctaatctacaaattaaaaatgaggATAACCATTTTTACTTTAGAATGcactaatagatcatatatgcattacaaaaataactttatagaataatatggtattttcaTTGAAGTTTATTATTgattaagttattttgtttaaaattttatattttaatataaaattttattaattaatattgttgtaatatgtttatatatgtgctagttatttacaattttttttatgaattcaaattagttatgataaatataaggactgtattataaaatacaaatagttgtaaagttgagtttgaagtttttcttttaaagaacacctttaaacttcaaatatagagttttggaaacttcaaaataaagtttatttttggagatgctctaagacgTTATGGGAGAGATCGGATCGTTGCTTTAGTCATGGAAAAATTTTGACAGCTGTCTTgcgaaaaagaagaagaaacctaaaaatacgATGGGCTTATCATAGTGTTTTAAAAGGCCTATCATAAGTTATAATAATAGCCCaagttataattaataatagcCCAGTCGGATAGAAGCAAGAGATAAACCGGAAAATAAAGAATCAATTTGAACGCGCGCTGGTTTGATGAAACGACATGTGTCTAAAAACGTCACATGTTTCCTGATGATGTGGCGGTATGTGGAGAGAGGCAAGCCtcatttattattatagatatatataagtgataatttataaattactcTATTAAtagtttgaaatttgaaaattacattttatttttatttttttaaattacactTTTTAATTGAATTGACACTTTatccaaattaaatatttcaataatgAAAATAGATATCAAAATTAATAAGAGAAATTAggttctatatacacaaaaaaacataatatttgcAAAATACCCTAGGACTAATTTTGACACTATTGATATCTTTATAAGAGAATTACCCCTGCCCCAACCATCTGAACCATTATCTATCTTGTGTCTTCTTATTATCTTCTGCCCAGAACAATCTTcttacttctctctctctctcttgtattttcttaaaattaccaaaacaattttttttcctattaatctacaaatgtttttttccttatgttttctattttcaaCGATGCGAATCATCAACATGTACGTATATTTCAATTAATACAGAGTATGAATCTAATGAGTACTATCCTCACATGAGTTTTTAGATCTATCATCTCTATTATTTTACTCTTATCTGATCATGATATGAATGTCTTAagaaattttgtttaatatacaTGTGATATCTTTTCGATTCATTCGCTGGTAAAAGTTCATGGTTGTATTGATGGTTTGTATAATCAAGAAATATAGAGATTTCCCGACATTGATGAAACATGACTCTaacatttaagttatttttgcTTGTAGTCGATATTTATTAAGTTAACGGATAATTGTTTGATTACATGCTACAAATCAAATATTGTGAGCATATGCATGTTTGGTTAGTTGTTACTAAACTGGTGGATGCCgattttttttcacaaatataTTATCATTAGCTGATAAATGTCTACTAgctgttataaaacatgttaacgGCCTTTTAAAAtggtttgtaattttaaaaaaaaatagtttgtcTTGGCTGATAAATAGTTTGTTAGATGCTATGAAATAAGTTAGTAGGTTAAAACAAGTCACATAACAGTTTACGTTGAAACTTtgtattcatattatatataacattttatgaTTAGTTGATACATGTTTGGTTAACTGTTCATGTATTCATTTTTTACATTGTTTGGTAAAATGGTTAAAGTAGCAATcgttaactaatatatatattctgttAGAAGTTACAAATTATGTTAACGTGTTAACTTAATCATTATTTATTCAACTAATATTATCCAGGCGATTAACAATTATTGTAgcatatataatcaaaatttagggcaagaaagagaaacatataaaaatttagGGCAGGGATAAAACggaaaaatgagaaaaaatatCTACAGTGCACATGAGTTTTTTTTGCATTAGGATAGTTTCTTAATTTCTTGGTGAGTTTGGTATATTCAGCAAATTGTCTcaactaataataatattattatttatgtttaagataaatttattgtgttgagataaatatattatttaccttttaaaattgtaaaacaagGATATtctaaa
The sequence above is drawn from the Brassica napus cultivar Da-Ae chromosome A8, Da-Ae, whole genome shotgun sequence genome and encodes:
- the LOC106395700 gene encoding protein UNUSUAL FLORAL ORGANS, producing the protein METNMFINNPSAHLPFSYTFTSSSNSSTTTSTTTDSTSGQWMDGRIWSKLPPSLLDRIIAFLPPPAFFRSRCVCKRFYGLLFSNTFLEIYLQLLPPRHNCFLFFKHKTLKSYIYKRGGGGGANDDGSNKAEGFLFDPNEIRWYRLSFPYIPSGFYPSGSSGGLVSWVSEEAGLKTILLCNPLVGSVSQLPPMSRPRLFPSIGLSVTPTSIDVTVAGDDLISPYAVKNLSSESFHVDAGGFFSLWAMASSLPRLCSLESGKMVYVGGKFYCMNYSPFSVLCYEVTGNRWIKIQAPMRRFLRSPSLLESRGRLVLVAAVEKSKLNVPKSLRLWSLQQDNATWVEIERMPQPLYTQFAVEEGGKGFECVGNQEFVMIVLRRASLQLLFDMVRKSWLWVPPCPYSGGSSSGVGSGGSEGEVLQGFAYDPVLTTPVVSLLDQLALPFPGAC